The sequence GGCCAGCAGACCGACGGCATCATCTCCAAACAGCTCATTCCCCAGTCCAATAACAACGGTCTTCTGCTTAATCGCGACGAATCTCCTGAATGAGACTGTGCTTCATATCATACACTCGGACCTGGAGCGGCATCTGGCCCGGCAGGGCATGCGTGGCGCATCCATTACAGGGATCGTACGCTCGAAATGCCATCTCGACCATGTTGAGGATTCCGTCATCGATCTTACCATCGGAAATCAGTCCCCGAGCCGCCGTATCGACTGACATGGCGATTCGGGCGGCGTTGTTCTGAGTGGCAACAATCAAATTTGCGGCAGTTATGACACCCCGTTCATCGGTCCTGTAATGGTGGAAAAGGGTGCCTCGCGGCGCCTCTACAACGCCAATACCCTCAACCGGTGTTTCAACTGGCATGCTCCGGACTTCCGGATTCACAATTTCCGGGTCGTTGGCCAATTCTCTCATGCGTTCCGCGGCTTGAAGCAGTTCGATCAGACGGGCCCAACTGTTGGCCAGAGTATGGTGTACCGGCTTGCCGCCCAGAGTCTCGAAGTAATGCTCATAGGCCGCCTGCGCCAGTGGTGTCGCCATCCCGTCAGCGGCATTCAATCTGGCCAGCGGCGCCACCGCGAAGACGCCGCTATCGGGGCCATCTTTGAATCCGTGCCAGCCGACTTGTTTCAAGAACGGAAACTTGATGTAACTCCACGGCTCGACATGCTCGGCCATATGGTCAAGGTAATCCCTGGCTGCGAACCTGGAGAACTCCTTACCTTCGGGCGTGACTATCCTGACGTTGCCGTCGTAGAAATTCACTCGGTTGTTATCGTCAACCAATCCCATGTAGTACGTCTCATGGGTGTAGATATCAGAGAGGATATGATCGACATACGTCTTGTTTTTCAGGACAACATCGTGAAACAATTGAAGAGAAAACTGCCCGAACTCGACCGCCCGATCGGCGGCATCGATAAATCTCTGCTGATCAGTTTTCGCAATCGGTTTTGAAATGCCGCCGGGCAGACCGAAGACGGGATGAGCCGCTTTGCCCATTGCCAGCACCATCAACTCCCGCAGTTGCTTCCGAGTCCCGATCACCTTAAGGCCGATTTCCATGCCGACTTTGCCCAGAACACCGAGAATGTTTCGTTCGGCTTTCGGTGCATGCGGACCAACCACAAAATCAGGTCCGGCCAGATAATAGAAATGCAGCGCATGATCTTCGATTATGAAGATGTTGTAGAGCATCTCACGGACCTTTTTGGCCGCGACAGGCGGGTCTACGTTATAAAGATCATCGAGCGCCTTGGTGGCGGCCATATGATGTGCCGTGGGACAAACACCGCAGATACGCGAGGTGATCTGGGGCATATCCTCAGCCGGTCGACCAATTGCAAAGCGTTCGAATCCCCTCAATTCGGGTACCTGAAAGTAGGCCCGATCGACCGTGCCATTATCATTCAAGAAAATGTCGATCTTGCCATGACCTTCCAGACGCGTGATCGGGTCTATGGTGACCTTTCTGCTCATTGTTTCCTTCCTCCCTGCACCGAGGGTACATAACCACGATGTAACAGCGAAGCCGGTAGGCTGTATCGATAGAAGGATCCAACCGGATCGACGATCTTCCCGAGAATATTCTCTATTTCGTTTTCGTCGTTGCTATCGGCCAGCGAAGCCATGGCCGAGAGCGCCTTGGTACCGAAATCGTGAACTCGACTGGTCGGCCCCATACAGCCGGTGCAGGGCATATTCCCCTTAACGCAGGCGGCATCGCACCCCTGACGGGTGACCGGCCCGAGACACAGGAAACCCTGTGCCAGTATGCATTTTTCCGGATCAATGACCGATGTATGCGGCCGTTTGAACTCCTTAATCGACAGCTTGTCCGGCTTGGTGGCCAGGCGATCACATTCATCGCAAAGAGCGATATCGGGCGCCAGCACCGACTTATGCGGCGGCAGCTGTCCGCTGACGATGGCGTTGACCGCATTTTTTATCAGTTTGACCGGCGGAGGACAGCCGGGCAGGTAGTAATCGACCTCTGTCACCTGATCAAGCGTCTTGACCGTATCCCATAAAGTTGGAAGACTCAGCGTGCCCTCGGGAACAACGGACTCCGGCACAGGGACAGTCCCTTCTTCGTTATCGAGACCGGGAACATTGGAATACACTTCACGAAACATCGCCTCGCGGTCGAATGTATTGGCCAGTCCCGGGATACCACCGAGGTGTGCGCAACTGCCAAACGCGACCACCAGTTGAGATTTGGCTCGAAGCAAATGCACCATCTCGGCCTGCTCCGAGGATCGGACTGCACCGTTGATGAAACTGACAGCCAGTTCCTTATCGGCCATCTCTTCAACGTCGCCTCGCTTGAAATCGAGCGCGACGGGCCAGAATGTGATATCGACGGCCTTGACCACTTCCAGTATGTCCTCGGCAAGATCGACGACTGCTTCCTCACAGCCGCCACACGAGGCGCACCAGTAAAAAGCAACTTTTGGCTTACTCATGATGACCACCTGACGCAGCAACCGTTTCGGCTTTCAATTCGCTCGGGATCACATCCTCGATTCTCTCCATCGACATCGCTTCCAGATGAAGTGGTCCCAGGGCGCGCACGGTCTCGGTCATCTCATTGATGACCCGCTGGACTTTGTCGCCTTCCGAAGCGGCGATCCACTCCAGTCGAATCCGCTCATCCTCGATGCCCATCGAGCGGAGAAACCGCTTAAGCAGTGTGAATCGACGCAGGGCCTTGTAATTTCCTTCCTGGTAGTGACAGTCGCCCGGATGACAGCCGCCAATCAGGACACCGTCCGCACCCTCACGAAGGGCCGACAGAATGAACTGCGGATCAAGCCGTCCCGAGCACATTATCCGCACCACCCTGACATTCGGGGCATAGCTCATGCGTGCTGTGCCGGCCAAATCTGCGGCGGTATAGGTGCACCAGTTGCAGAAGAAGGCGATAATCCTCGGTTCAAAGGTCTGCTTGCCGCTTTCGATGCTAGACATAACTGACCACTCCTTTGATCTCCTGGAATATTTGCTCGTCGGTGAAGAGATTTTGTTGGAGAGCGCCAGACGGGCAAGCCGCCACACAAGTACCGCACCCCTTGCACAGCGCTCCGTTGACCGATGCCTTCTCCGTTTCTTCATTGAACACAATGGCACTATAGGGGCAGATGTTCGAACAGGTGTGGCAACCGGAGCAGAGTTCGTCTGTTACATAGGCGGTGTTTGGCTCTATCTCCACTCTGCCCCGATCGATCAGCGCCAGCGCCTCCGCTGCCGCCGCTCCGGCCTGGGCGACACTGTCGGGAATGTCTTTCGGTCCCTGACAGGCACCGGCAATAAAGATACCTTCGGTGAAAGTCGATACCGGCGCCAATTTGGGATGACGCTCCAGAAACCACCCCTCCCGGCTGCAGCTGATATTGAAAAGCCGCCGGACGTCATCGGCATCCGGTTGCGGCTCCAAACCGACCGACAGTATGATCATGTCAACCGGAATTCGCCTCACCACACCGATTAACGTATCCTCGACGCGGATAATCAGCTTTCCCTTTTCCTCGGCAGTCATCGCCCAATCACTTACCTCGGCAACCCGGCCGCGAATGAAATGGACGTTTTCGTGGAGCAGTTTTTCATAGAACTCCTCATAGCCCTTGCCGGGGGTTCGCATGTCGATATAGAAGTTGTATACTTCCGCATTGGTCCGCTCTTTGACCAGGTGGGCCAGTTTCAGCGAATACATGCAGCACACCCGCGAGCAATACCGGTTGGTCTTTTCATCACGGCTGCCGACACAGTGCACGATACCGACCGCTTTCGGTTTCTCGCCGTTTGTCATGATGATCTCGCCGCCGGTCGGGCCGGCCGCATTAACCAGCCGCTCAACTTCGAGGCTGGTATACACCCCCGGATATTTCCCGTAGCCGTACCGCGAAATTCGTCTGGCATCGAAGGCCTTGAAACCGGTGGCGAGAACTACCGCCCCAACATTGATCTCTTCAGTCCGATCGGTCTGGGTGAAATCTATCGCTTTTGGCTCGCACACCTCGACGCAGTTCTTGGGACACTTGTGGGTTTTGAATTCGATACAGCTTTTCGGGTCGATCACGGCCACCAGCGGCGTCGCCTGCGGGAACGGCACATACACCGGCTTGCGTTTGACCAGCCCGAGATTGAACTCATCGTCGGTCTTCCCTTTCTTAAAGACACATGCCTCGATACACTCCAGACATCCGACGCACTTCTCTTCGTCGATGTACCGCGCTTTTCTTGTAACCTTAACCTTGAAATTGCCCACATATCCATCAACTCCGGTCACCTCGGAATGACTCCAGAGAGTGATATTGGGATGCGACCGCACCGCCGACATTTTTGGCGTCAGGATGCAGGCGGAGCAATCCAGGGTCGGGAATGTCTTGTCGAATTTCGCCATGTGGCCGCCGATTGTCGGTTCCCGTTCGACGAGGTACACTTTCTTGCCGGCATCGGCTATTGTCAACGCCGCGTGTATTCCGGCAATACCGCCGCCGACTACCAGGACGTCGGGATGGACGGGGACACTTGTTTTCTGCAGAGGTTGATGTAAGACCACTCTTTCCACAGCCGCGGCAATCAGCGCCCGGGCTTTGGCGGTTCCAGCTGCTTTCTCTTTCGTTACCCAGCTGACATGCTCGCGGATGTTTGCCATCTGAAAAAGAAATGGATTCCCGCCGCCTTCGAGCATTGCCCGTCGGAATGTCGGTTCGTGCATCAGAGGGGAACAGGACGCAACCACCACGCGATCGATTAAACCGCTACGCAGATCCTTCTGGATGATATCCTGTCCCGGATCCGAACACATGAATTTATACTCCTTCGCCGCCGTTACATGAGGCAGTTGGCTGGCGAAGGCGACCGTATCGGCAATATCGACCTTGGCTGCGATATTGATACCGCAATGACAGACATAGACGCCGACTTTCGGTTTGCTGTCACTATCCGGTCTAGCTGGCGACATGTTGACCTCCCGCGACCTGATCCAGTTTGGCTTTGACATCAAACGGCACGAACAGGCGTTGCATGGCCAATCGACGACTTGATAAGCCCAGTGCAATGCCGATCAGCTGCGTAAAGTAGAGAACCGGGATATGGATCGATTCCTTAAACTGGCGGCTCATGTTGTTCTGGTAGCATTCCAGATTGAACTGGCAGAGGGGACAGGCGGTGATGATAACATCGGCTCCCCGGAGGATCGCCTCCCGAAGCAGGATATAGCTCAACCGTTGTCCGACATCCTGAACCGTTCCGGTCAGGGAGCCACCGCAGCAACGTGTTTTCAGCGGCCAGTCGACCGTCTTGGCACCGAGCGCCCAGGCTATTTGATTCATGGTCGTCGGATTCTCCTGATCGTCAAACTCGGAGTACGGCCGAATTATCTGACAGCCGTAATAGCACGCCACCTTCAAACCTTCCAGCGAGCACTTCACTGCTGCGGCAATCCGCTCCGTGCCAATATCATTTACCATTACATCGAGAGGATGGCGGATCCGAATGTGATTGCGATAGGCCAGATTCGCGGTCGCCAGCGCCTCGTCGACTTTCTTCCGTATGTCGGGATATTGGTCCAGGTACCGCTTCGCCTTGCTCAAGCCCAGATAACAGGCGGCGCAGGGGACTATCAGATCGGTCATGCCGGTTTCATTGGCCTGTTTCTCGGCCAGGGCGAAATTACGGGCGCAAAGCCCGAACGCTTTCAGCTCGCTGACCGACATGTATGAGGTGGCACCGCAACAGTTCCAATCATTCAATTCCCGGACATCAATGTCCATGGTCTCAAAGACCGCCAGAAGCGATTCCTCGTAGGCGCGGCCTGTTCCCTTCAGGGAACAGCCGGGATAGTATAGATAACTCATCGAACCACCTCCCTCACCCCGGTCAGTTCATCTTTCCCTTTGATCATATGCTCTTTCTCGAGTGATTTCATGATACGGTGCAAATCGTCACGATGGTCAATCTGTTCCTGTTTCAGGCTGAATCGACCTCGCAGCATCAGTTTCATCCCGAGTGCCGCCTGACTGAGCATTTTGAACGGGTTCGTCTTGAGGTACAATCGGAGGAGCACACGGCCCTCGTTACTTCGTCCTGTTTTCTCGACTGATTTGAAGAACTCTCTGGCCAGAACCGGGATCGGGAAGCGTGTTGGATAGACCTTGCCCCTGATGGCCAGACGTTTGGCCGCGTACATGATGTCGGTCAATCGGATCTCTTTGGGACACTCCACCGTACAGGAGTAGCACGAAGCACACAACCAGGTCGTATAGCAGCTGAGGACCTCCCCCCGCATGCCCGCCCTGATCATGGCGATGATCTGCCGGGGAGTGTAGTCCATGTAGGGACTTAGCGGACACATACCACTGCATGTTCCGCATTGAATACAGTTGAATAACTGATCGCCACCGGGAATTGAGGCGATTTCACCGGAGAACTCCGAGTCGAGTTCCGATTCATAGTGAATTTTTCGCCAACCTTGCCATTTTTCCATGTATCGTCTCCTTCTCTCAATTACCTCTTAAGACTGCTCGCCTCTCATTCGCCTGGGGTAAAGGAGGGAACTCAGCGGAAATGGCAGGCCGGACTTTCATACGAACGGAAGCCCGACGTCGGAGTTCAGGTCCGACGTCCGCCCAAATCGGCTGGAGTCTCATCTCCTTTGACATTGACCCGGGTACTCCCAATTCGACGGATTGGAGTGGCCCAGGGCATCACATGAACCCTGCGTACCGAACGAACCGAAGCGCGGGGACGCCTTAATAGTCGGCGGCAGACTTTCCACGGCTTTTCAAGCTGGGATTGCCACCAGCTACATGTGAAATAAATCACATATCTATGTAAATGAACGACGATTCCGCAGGGGAGCGTCACCGGGGAAAGAGGATCAGACCCCGGTCGCCTTCGATAAGGAACAGGATCACGTGAGAGATTTGGCCATGACAGGGTACGGGGCCAATGGCCCGAAAGCCCCCCGAAGGCAGGAATGTCCAAACCCCTCCGACCTAACACCAAGGTCACCACACGCAGGACCTCTATTAAAAGCCTGGACTTAAATTAAGGCATTACCTTCGGATGTCAATAGAAACAGCGGAAGAGTTCAAAATAACAAGTAACGGTGTTCACGTTTGGGGTACATCCTGGAAAGGGCATGAAAGCCCTGGACGACAGTCTCACGCGCGATGGGATTTTTGGTCTTTATGATTTCGCCATAGCCCCGGCAATCAACTCGGTCAATTTCTGCCCAGCCGGGGACAAGAGCGTGCTGGCGTCGATGAACCAGCTCGTCTTTCAGGTGAAGTGCGACCTTCTGGAGTCGGGGCACCCATTACCGCTGGTCAATCAGCGACTGAACCGGATAGTGATGTCAAGATTGAAATACCGCTACGCCGTCGACGAACTACTGGCTATTGCCGACCGGTGTCGGCGGTAGTCCTGCATCGGCTATCGTATTATCTTCCAACGCGTTCCGCGTGTCGACGAATACCCGGTCTCTACAGCAAATGTGAATTTTGAAAAAAGTCCGGGGAGAGTGATATTGGGGCCGCTTTTTCTAGCTAAGCCTTTACGCTACACCCATTCAAACACACGTTGATCTCGTCTAAGGCTGTCTGATGGGCATCACTTGCGCTGTATCTCCAGGTTGTCGGAGCTTCCTTCGGCCAGTCGCTGCAATTCGAGATCGTGGTCATAGCAGTAAATGCCGCAGTTGAGGCAGCGCTGTGATTCGTATCTGGCGTCTTCTTGATCAATCGTTCCTTCGACTTCGGTGAACGTCCCCAAACGATCTTCGAGAGAAACGACCGGTTCATGGACACGCGACCTCGTCGGCACGCCGGCTATTGATTTGTGCAGTGACTCTTCGATAAATCCCTTCTGGCGATCTTCGATTGGCGGGATACGACCTTCCATCAGGTAGTAATGAATTGAGCGTGCGGCGAAGCGACCGGCCGCGATAGCATCGACGACCAGCGCCGGACCGGTGAAACAGTCTCCACCCGTGAAGACGTACGGCAAGTCGGTTTGAAGAGTATCCTCAGAAGCGTCGATCGTGTTCCTTCTGGTGACCTGAAGATTGGGTTGTCCGTCGAAAGAAAGGAAATCCAGATTGGGCGATTGTCCCACGGCTTGAATGATAGTGTCGCACTCAATCATCTCTTCTGAGCCTTCGATAGCGACGGGGCGACGACGGCCGCTCGGATCGGGATCACCGAGTTTCATGCCCTGTATTTTCAGTCCTGTGACATGACCACCTTCACCAATTATCTCAAGCGGCGCACTAAGGAAACGGAACTTGACGTTCTCTTCCTCGGCGGCAACGATTTCAGCCGGGTTGGCCGGCATTTCATCACGCGAACGGCGATAGACAATCGTTACCGTCTCGGCCTGCATACGGAGTGAACTGCGGGCGGCATCGATAGCAGTGTTGCCGCCGCCAATGACAACGACGTGACGACCGACGCTAACATCGCGGCCCGAGTGCAATTGCTCAAGGAAAGCGATACCACTGTATACGCCGTGCAAGTCGGTGCCTTCCATCTTCAGCTCCTGTTCCCGCCAGGCGCCGACCGCAATGAAGATGGCATCGAACCCTTTGGCCCGAAGGAACTCCATATTGAAGTCTTTGCCGAATTCAACGCCGGTCGTAGCCGTGATACCGAGATTGAGGATACCCTCAATCTCCCAGTCGAGAACTTTTTTCGGTAGACGATACTCCGGAATACCATAGCGGAGCATACCGCCGAGCGCAGGCATCTTATCGTATATGGTTACATCATGACCCAGTCGCCGCAGATAGAAGGCGGCACTCAGACCACCGGGGCCGCCGCCGACAACGGCAACTCTCTTGCCTGTCGATGGACCAACCGGAATGTGCAGGCGTTTCCCGGAATTCATCTCCCAGTCAGCGACAAAACGTTTGAGATAGTTGATCGCGACCGGTTCATCGTTGATCGTGCGGCGACAAGCAAGCGCGCATGGTTCGGGACAGACTCGTCCGATACTGAGCGGCATAGGATTGCGTTCTTTAATGGTGAGCAACGCCTGTTCGTACTCGCCGCGCTTAATGTGCTGAATGTATTTGGGGATGTTAATCTGCGCGGGGCATTTCTGACGGCAGGGTGCGAGGCACTCGGTGTACTGATTCCAATGGAGAATCTTGGTCTTCTCCGAAATCAGTGAAATGATTCCTTTAGGACAATTACGAGCGCAGGCGCCGCAGCCAACACAGAGATCGGGATTGAATTTGGGAAGGCCGTGTTCACCCATCGTAATGGCGCCGAACTGGCAGCTCTTGACGCATGTGCCCAGGCCTAGGCAACCATGATAACAGATGAGATGCCCCTGAAAGTACAATACGGCTGCCCGGCAATCATCGAAGCCGGCGTATTCGTATTTCCGCGTCGCGCGAATACCACCCTGACAATCGGGACAGGCAATCCGTGGCTCAGAGCCGACCGGCGCCATGCCAAGATACAAAGCGACCTCCTGCGCGACCTCGGTCTGTCCCACAACACAGGCGTTGGCTTCGGCCTCACCACGAACGATCGCTTCAGCACAGGCGGAACACCCCGCGAAGCCACAACCGCCGCAATTCGCTCCGGGAAGAATGTCCAGAACACCTTTGATCCGGGGGTCTTCCTTCACGTAGAAGACCCGGGCCGCGATACCCAGGCCGACTGCAGCCACAACGCCGATACCGGTCAGAACCAAAACGGGTAACAACATAGGGTCAACCTACCTTCACGTTCATTGGGCCATCCCGGCAAAACCCAAAAAGGCCAACGACATTATTCCCGCCGTGACCAGTGCGATCGCCGTGCCCTGCATAGCTCGCGGAACCGGCGAGAGCAACAATCGTTCGCGCACACCGGCGAAAAGAACGATAGCCAAGCCGAAACCGGTGGCCGATGCAAACGAGAAGACTAGCATATCGACAAATCCGAATTCATGTGTGATATTGAGCAGCGCAATACCCATTACGGCGCAGTTGGTGGTGATCAGCGGCAGATAGATCCCGAGACTATTATACAGCCCTTTACTCTGTTTTTTCATGAAGATCTCGACGAACTGCACCAGTGCGGCAATAATCAGAATGAACGTCAGGGTCATAATGAATTCGAGGTCGTACGGCTCAAGGATATAGTAGTAGGCGCCCCAGGTGAACATTGAGGCCAGCGTGGCAACAAATATAACTGCGGCGGCCATACCGATCGAGGTATTGATCCTCTTGGAGACACCACAGAATGGACAGTTGCCGAGGTACTGCGCCAGGAGAATGTTGTTGACGAAAATCGCCGCTATAGCCAGATAGATTAGATCCATCGTACGCTCCTCAGGTCTGGATAAAGACCTCTCCTCTCCTGCGACTGTAGGCGTTCATCAGGCCCAGCAAAATGCCAAGACAGATAAAGGCGCCGGGCGCTTTGACCATAAACTCGAACGGTTCGTAACTTTCCCACATAACCGGCATACCGAACCAGGTTCCGGCACCGAGAATTTCACGAATAGAGCCAACCAACGTCAGAGAGAAAGTGAAACCGATACCGACACTGAGTCCATCGACCATTGAAAGAACCATCGGATTACGCGAGGCGAACGCCTCGGCGCGCCCCAGAATGATACAGTTGACGACGATCAGCGGAATGTAGATACCCAGCTTCTGCGAGAGCGGGAAGAAGTATGCTTTCATAGCCATTTCGACCAAGACCACAAGGGTAGCGATGATCACGATGTAGCCGGCGATACGTACTTTGTCCGGGATGACTTTGCGAAGCGCGGAAATAATCAGGTTGGAGAATACCAGAACAAAGACAACCGCCAGCCCCATCCCGAGTCCGCCTTCGGTCGTTGACGTCACCGCCAGTGACGGGCAAAGTCCGAGCACCAGTCGAAACGGCGGCAGATCGCGCCAGAGTCCGTGAGTCAATACCTGCTTGAACGTCATATGCGTTGCCTGTCCTCAGCTTTGGTGCGCTTTGATCGCCTCTAAGATGTCATCACGGTGATTCTGAATCAGGTCGGCGATCACGTTTGTTCCAGCCACGACCGCACGAGATGAATAAGTAGCGCCACTGATAGCATCGATCTGTCCCCCTTGCCCCATCCGCACGGGGGTATCGGCCGACAAGCCGCTCCATTGTTTGCGGAAGGTCGCCTTTTCGATTCGAGAGCCGACGCCGGGGGTTTCGCTGTGCTGAATGATCTCGATATTGAGCATCTTGTTGGTCGTAAGATCAAGACCGATCATGATCAGCACATCGCCGCTATAGCCGCCCGGTCCTGGTGCTTCCACGGCCAGCGCGGTTATTTCATTCCCTTCTGTAAGGTAGAAGATCGTGTAGCTCCCGCCGCCGGAATTGAAAGTGATCTTGTTCTGCAGGAGTTGGTCCGCCGGCCTGTCGAACAGTCGTTGCAGCGCCGGACCACGGACATAGAGATCACTCTGGGTTTCGATCTTTTTCGCCAACGACTGTCGCGCAAAAGTGAGGGCGGCGGCCGAAAGACCACAGATCAAACCGAGGACGACCACGAGCTTGACAATCTCACGCATTCTTCACCTCCGGTGCCCCGAACACCTTTGGCGTAATCTTGTCCAGAAGCGGGCTGCACAGATTGATAATCAATATTGTGAACGCGACACCATCGATGTAGTTCGAGAATGCCCTGATGAGCATGAGCAGTATTCCTCCCAGCAAGCCATAGAGAAACATCGGGAGCGGATTAACCGGGGAGGTCGTGTATTCCGTTGTCAAGAAGAACGCGGCGAAGACGGCCCCGCCGGACAGAAGATAAAACAACGGTGGTGCAAACTGGGCGGGGTCAATCAGGTAGAGCAACCCGGCCAGAAGGAAATTGCCGGCAAGAAAGGCCACCGGAATATGCCAAGTGATCTGCCGCATAGCCATCAGCAACACGCCACCAACAACCAGGTAGAGCACGAGGCCCTCGCCGATACCAGCGACCTGACGACCAAGCAACAAGTCATGCCAGTCATAGAGGCTGGCCGCCGAGCCACCGATCGTTTTCACCGCCCGCAGCGGTTCGATCATCTTCTCCGGCCAATTAAGGGTGATCATCGATTTGGTATAGTCGAAATAACCGGGCCATGAGACGCGCAGCATGGCGAAACTCAACATGGCCGGATGAACCGGAAAGGCGCCGTAGCCGCCGAACAGTTTCTTGCCGATGACAACCATTATGAAACTGCCGGTTGCCAATAGCCAGAGCGGCGAGTCGAACGGCATCATGAACGAGAGCAATACCGCCAGAGTGACACTGCTCCAGTTGGTTGTTCTGTCCTTGGAACGAACAATCCTTTCGGATAGCGCATCGAATGTCACCGAGAAGGCGATCATCAAACCGATAATGCGTGCGGCGTTCAACCCGAACAGCCAGACAGAGGCGACGATGGCCGGTACCAGAGCCAGGAGCCAGAGCTGCTGTGAGAAGGCGATCGAGCTGCCATCGCGCCAATGCGGGCTGGAGGCAATGTTGAGCAGATGCTGCTTCTGTTGCACGTCAGGGCTCATGCCGGTACCCCGTGCTGACGGTTACACATTTGAATTAGTTGTACCAGAGGTCGATGGGACGGACAAACATAGGCGCAGAGTCCGCACTCGTTGCAGGCGCCCGGCTGATAGCGGCGCGCTTCACCGAGGAAGCCATGCTCGACACAGCGGCCAATCAGATGCACCTGCAGTTTCACCGGGCAGGCACGAGTGCACCGCCCGCAGTTGATACAGGTAAGGTTGACTTCCTCGGGAATATGTTCGTCCGAAAGCAAATAGAGCCCGTGCGACGATTTGGTCAGGGGCGTATCGATTGAAAACTGGGCGTTACCTTTCATGGGCCCGCCGACTATGATCCGGCCGTAGTCGACTTCGTTCAGTCCGAGACTCCGCAGAAGACTTCCGATCGTCGTGCCTACGGGGAACGAAACCGCTATCGGACGAAGATCCTTGCTCGACGTGATCGTGAGATGTTTGGTGACGAACGGGCCCGTGCGATCGAGGGCGTCGGCCAGCTTGACCAAATACTCGACCGAGATGACGGCGATACCGGCCGTGCGATAGGATAAGGTATTGGGAACGGTGATGCCGGTCAGTCGTTTGACAACGAGGGGTTCAATACGATCGCGATACTGATCGGACAGGCCGACAACTCTGACGTCGTCACCAAATTTGCCGACGGCCCAGCCACGGAGATCATGCGGCGTGGTAAGAGTTATCTGTGCGTTCGGCGCCAGATTCTTCAGTCGAGCGATACCGGCCTTGACGCGATCGGCGTGTCTTTTCAACATCTCGGCGAAAGTAAAGACGGTCGGCTCCTCGTTGATCCCTTTGATGATGATCGATGTAATCTCGGGATGGTCGTCGCTGCTTTCTTCGTGATGAAATCGCCCTGCCAAGGTCCAGGGCGAAGGCACACCGCAGGCTTTTAGTTTTTGAACGCGCGAGGCCGATTCGTATCGTATGCCGAACTGCTCGAACATCTCTTCTACGCTCATCGGCGGCTCATCGTTGCGATCGATGACAACCGCCGGGACATTGAAACCGCGCGCCGTCCAGACCGATTTGATTTCCGTCACGACGCCGCTGATAGAGGCATGGACGCAGTTATCAAGTTCCGAGCGACCGATGATCTGATTCCTTCGCACGGCCGTTCCGGCGCTGACCAATGGTTTGTACAGAACCTGACCGGAGTACTCCAGAGGGATAATCACCCGGCGTGGTTCGATAACCATCGGCGCGCCCAGATCGGACGTCTTGAGGCTCGTTACCCGGGCCAGCGGGCTGAATAGTTTGCGAAGAATTTCCATATCAGCGTCATCTATTTCAAGTGACAGATGTTACACCGCGCGTTTCCATCGGCTTCGACAAAGCGAGCGCGGTCGTGATGCTCATGGCAGTGATTGCATT comes from Candidatus Zixiibacteriota bacterium and encodes:
- a CDS encoding RnfABCDGE type electron transport complex subunit D, which produces MSPDVQQKQHLLNIASSPHWRDGSSIAFSQQLWLLALVPAIVASVWLFGLNAARIIGLMIAFSVTFDALSERIVRSKDRTTNWSSVTLAVLLSFMMPFDSPLWLLATGSFIMVVIGKKLFGGYGAFPVHPAMLSFAMLRVSWPGYFDYTKSMITLNWPEKMIEPLRAVKTIGGSAASLYDWHDLLLGRQVAGIGEGLVLYLVVGGVLLMAMRQITWHIPVAFLAGNFLLAGLLYLIDPAQFAPPLFYLLSGGAVFAAFFLTTEYTTSPVNPLPMFLYGLLGGILLMLIRAFSNYIDGVAFTILIINLCSPLLDKITPKVFGAPEVKNA
- a CDS encoding 4Fe-4S dicluster domain-containing protein produces the protein MEILRKLFSPLARVTSLKTSDLGAPMVIEPRRVIIPLEYSGQVLYKPLVSAGTAVRRNQIIGRSELDNCVHASISGVVTEIKSVWTARGFNVPAVVIDRNDEPPMSVEEMFEQFGIRYESASRVQKLKACGVPSPWTLAGRFHHEESSDDHPEITSIIIKGINEEPTVFTFAEMLKRHADRVKAGIARLKNLAPNAQITLTTPHDLRGWAVGKFGDDVRVVGLSDQYRDRIEPLVVKRLTGITVPNTLSYRTAGIAVISVEYLVKLADALDRTGPFVTKHLTITSSKDLRPIAVSFPVGTTIGSLLRSLGLNEVDYGRIIVGGPMKGNAQFSIDTPLTKSSHGLYLLSDEHIPEEVNLTCINCGRCTRACPVKLQVHLIGRCVEHGFLGEARRYQPGACNECGLCAYVCPSHRPLVQLIQMCNRQHGVPA